A stretch of Lathyrus oleraceus cultivar Zhongwan6 chromosome 6, CAAS_Psat_ZW6_1.0, whole genome shotgun sequence DNA encodes these proteins:
- the LOC127092711 gene encoding uncharacterized protein LOC127092711 produces the protein MASSPSPPPRHSSSPTPPPSYITHLPIAPSSPSRSSKKVLEEEEPRVPIHVVTKASQLPVDFLEPSPQSKIVIGFDCEAVDLCRYGKLCIIQLAFPDAIYLVDAIVGGDVLIQACKPALESDYITKVIHDCKRDSEALYFQFGIKLNNVVDTQIAYSLIEEQEGQKRLPDDYISLVALLADPRYCGLSYVDKEEVRVLLRQDPKFWTYRPLSEQMIHSAADDVRFLLYIYHQMMAKLTERSLWHLAVRGALYCRCFCVNSNDYADWPSLPPIPDMLKVDENGPEEEILSVLDVPKGKMGCIIGKKGASIMAIKESCNAEILIGGARGPPDKVFILGPAKQVKKAEAMLRGRLLYI, from the exons ATGGCTTCTTCTCCGTCTCCTCCTCCGCGTCACTCTTCTTCTCCAACTCCTCCTCCGTCGTACATCACTCACCTTCCCATTGCTCCATCTTCTCCCTCTCGTTCCA GTAAGAAGGTTTTAGAAGAAGAGGAACCGCGAGTTCCGATTCATGTAGTGACTAAAGCTTCTCAACTTCCGGTGGATTTTCTCGAACCATCGCCTCAGTCTAAGATCGTTATCGGTTTTGATTGTGAGGCTGTTGACCTGTGTCGCTATGGAAAACTTTGTATAATACAG CTTGCATTTCCGGATGCTATATACCTTGTTGATGCAATTGTGGGGGGAGATGTGCTTATCCAAGCCTGTAAGCCTGCACTTGAGTCTGATTATATCACAAAAGTGATTCATGATTGCAAACGTGACAGTGAG GCCTTGTACTTTCAATTTGGCATCAAGTTAAACAACGTGGTGGATACCCAG ATTGCGTATTCACTTATAGAAGAGCAAGAAGGACAAAAGAGATTGCCAGATGACTACATTTCACTAGTTGCCCTCCTTGCAGATCCACGATATTGTG GTTTATCATATGTTGACAAGGAAGAAGTTCGGGTCCTTCTTCGACAG GACCCCAAGTTTTGGACTTACAGACCTTTATCTGAACAAATGATCCACTCTGCCGCCGATGATGTCCGTTTCCTTCTCTACATTTATCACCAAATGATGGCAAAATTAACTGAACGATCTTTATGGCATCTTGCTGTTCGTGGTGCCTTGTACTGCCGTTGTTTCTGTGTGAACAGTAATGATTATGCTGATTGGCCGTCTCTACCTCCAATTCCAG ACATGCTGAAAGTTGATGAAAATGGTCCTGAAGAAGAAATTCTTTCAGTTCTTGATGTTCCCAAAGGAAAGATGGGATGCATTATTGGGAAAAAGGGGGCTTCTATTATGGCAATTAAGGAGTCTTGCAA TGCTGAAATTCTCATTGGAGGTGCCAGGGGTCCACCTGACAAG GTCTTCATCTTAGGACCGGCAAAGCAAGTGAAGAAAGCTGAGGCTATGTTAAGGGGTAGATTATTGTATATCTGA